Proteins from a genomic interval of Harpia harpyja isolate bHarHar1 chromosome 9, bHarHar1 primary haplotype, whole genome shotgun sequence:
- the VPS29 gene encoding vacuolar protein sorting-associated protein 29 isoform X4 — translation MASLALLQRQFDVDILISGHTHKFEAFEHENKFYINPGSATGAYHALENNIIPSFVLMDIQASTVVTYVYQLIGDDVKVERIEYKKS, via the exons ATGGCCAGCCTGGCACTGCTACAAAGGCAATTTGATGTGGACATCCTAATTTCAGGACATACACACAAATTTGAGGCATTTGAACATGAAAACAAGTTCTATATCAATCCAGGATCAGCTACAGGAGCCTATCATGCCTTAGAGAA tAACATCATTCCTTCGTTTGTGCTGATGGATATCCAGGCTTCTACAGTAGTTACATATGTCTATCAACTAATTGGAGACGATGTGAAAGTAGAAAGAATTGAGtacaaaaaatcttaa